The window ctaaactaattttttccctccgaactccctctttttacttctgaatatcgttcctgctgcctatcccctcattttgcgccattcccGGTAAAAATCCGCGAAAAAAtcgcccccccgcccaccctGGTTTTCTCAGCTAGGTAAACACCGCTCGCCGACGTAAGTCGAAAGCGGAAATCGACTTTTTTCCCTtgcattttttctttcttttggtTATTGAATAGTGTTTTACCGATCCCAAAAATAGTCTCCGAATTGTTTTCACACTCCTAAAagtcattcttttttattaaatagctTGTTCTTGTTTTTCGCTCTTTTTTCGTTCTCTGTCATAGTTTACTCACCTATTGACGACACCATGGTGCTCACCCGGTCTCCTACCCGGAAAGAGGCGACCACCCGGCCTCCCCCTGCACCCCCCACGCCCCCTCCACCTTCTTCTCCACCTTTACCGAGCCATTCTAGGGCCTTTTTAACATCGGCTGGCCCCTCCGACCAAGCGAACGTGTCGCCTACCAGCGGAATCGGTGCTCTGCTCACCCCTAACGTGGACCTTCAGGTGTCTTCCGACTCCGAAATGCCCCGGCTGCAGTACGCGTCGGACAGCGAGTCAGTTAGCGGCTCACAAATCAGCGCCATAAGCATGAGCGACACCCCTCAACTATCTACCCCTCAAATATCCACCAAAACTGCACCAACCTCTAAACCGACTACTGGCAAATCGAGTAAGTCCGCCAATAGTAACATGGTCATAGAGTTGCCGGCTCACTCTGAGGAGGTGAAAGGCATAGACTCGTTCATGACCGTGATAACGAAACTGACTTACACGATCAATAAAGCCGTAAACGAGGGAAAGAGCGTAACTGCATCCAATAAACGGCTCATCTCCACGGCAGCGCAAGAGATCCAAAGAGCTGCGCAGGCGCTGGCAAGGGTCAATGAGGCCGAGCCGAAGACTGCGCCTCCTCCTCCAGCTTCAGAGATCCTCCCGGATCAGAGCTCTATTGTCTCGGTTATTCGGGAGAGCATCCGCGAGGAGCTGAAGGCCATGTTGCCGGCTCCAGCGCCCTCTCCACCGGCGCTCACTAAATCTTTTGCCGCGGCCGTGGCGGCGCCTTCCCCAAAACGCATCCCTCCTCCTTCGCGCACCCTACCATCAATAATAGTCAAAGCTAAAGAAGCCAACGACAAACAGACAGTAGTATACGACGAGTGGAGGAAACACATCTCGTTTCGCCACTCAACTTTTGCCCCCAACAAGGTTAAATCTCTGCGCCAGAACATGATAAAGGTCGAATTCGACACAAACGAACAGCGCGATGAAGTCCTACATAAAGTTAATAGTATACCCGGAATTGTAGCGGAAGAGTCCAAACTGCGGCGCCCTCTCATCATCCTGAAGGGAGTCAGCAAGGAGGTACAGAGGGAGGAATTGGTGGACGTGGTAAGCCACCAAAACCAAATCCCACCCGAGGACGTCCGCCTTTGCTTTCTCCTCAAAAACCGCAACGATCGTTTTTACAATGCAGTGCTAGAAGTGGCCCCGGCAATCCGACGTAGGCTGGTCGAGGGTGAGCGCGTGAACGTGGAGCATCAGCGGGTGCACGTGGCGGACTTCAGCCGCTTCGTGCAATGTTACAAGTGCCTGCAGTTCGGGCACACTAACGGCAAATGCACCGCAGAGTTCTACCCGTGCGCCCACTGCGGCTCCACTGCTCACCACGTTACCTCGTGCCCCGACCGTGCCAACCCTGACAAAAAGTGCTGTTATAACTGCAAATCTGTGCGTAGCGCGAACACAAACCATGCAGCCACCGACAATAAGTTATGCCCTAGAATAGTCAACGCAGTCAAATCCCTACAGGAGAGCACCGACTATGGTTATTAACAACAAACTAAAGATTATACAGTGCAACCTCCAGCGCTCTTATATTTCACAGCAGGAATTCTTTAGgtattttcacctaaattcctATGACATCGCTTTAATTTCCGAACCATATGTGGGTGCCTCCCTCGAGGTAAAACCCCCTCCCGGTATAAACATCTACCAATTCCCAAATGGCTCACGAGTCAAGGCTTGCATCGTAACAACATCTAAGGTGGCTGCTCTGGGAATTACGCAGCTTTCCACCGCAAATCTGGTCATAGCTAGAGTCAGTCTGGGTCTCAACAAATTGGAAGTGGCATCCTTTTATATTGAACCAAACACGGACAACGACAACACCATCGAAAAATTGGATCGTTTCCTCCGGTCAGCAGGTTCATCCTTGCGGCTGGTTGGCGGCGATGCCAATGGCAGCCACCAGGAGTGGGGCGAAGCGTCGGCGAACTCCCGAGGGGAGGACGTTGTCGCGGTCATGGCCTCGCACAACATGGTCGTCTGCAACGTTGGTCATGTTCCTACTTTCGAAGCGATCCGACATGGTGCCCATTGTTCATCGGTAGTCGATATCACCTACTCGTCCCAGAGTCTTGCGGACGCCGTTCACAAATGGAGAGTCAATAGCGACGCTTGCCCATCCTCCGACCACAATGCTGTCGAATACGAGCTTCATACTGCACGCAGACCAGAAAAACCCAAAAGCACAACTACATTTAGGTTTTCGACATACCGCGCCGATTGGGATAGGTTTCGTGAAAAGCTCAACGAAAGAATGGAACCACTGATCGCTCAAACCCAATTAGACTCCCTCACTGGCATCGGGCTGGACCGGGTAGTAGACCGCTTAACCGCGATTGTGCAGGACACCTGCTACAGCACGCTCCCTCGCAAACCAGGAGCGAAGTTCTATAACCCGTGGTGGTCCGATGACTTAGAACTACAGAAGAAGGAGTGCATCCGTCTACACCATCGCCTCCACGACTTAAAGAAGTCAAAAAAACCCCTCGACGaggtaataaaattgtatacaaaagCAAAACAAGAGTATGCCCGGACCCTCTCGAAAACATCGACTGATCATTTTCGACAGTTCTGCGAGGCGCAAGGCAAGGAAGACGTTTGGGCGGTCACAAACCGTATCATCAAGGACTCACCACTGAGGAGACCTCCACAAACACTCAATTGCGGTGGAGCATTCACTGACAGCGGCGAAAATACAGCTTCCGCGCTCCTCAAACACTTTTATCCCGATGATACCCCTGACAATTACAGCGAACATCAAGAGACGCGGGCTGCAATGTCTGAATCACCCAACACAGAAGAAGATCTACTGTTTTCAGAGGCAGAGATCCGAGAATGTCTCTCTCACATCAGCCCTAAAAAAGCTCCAGGAGCCGACCACCTCACTTCAGACATTTGCAGCGCGGTCTTTGAGGCTCAACCGGACTTCCTCACGGCTCTGTACAATAGATGCCTACAAATAGGTCACTTTCCTAAACCCTGGAAACGAGCGGTAGTCAAGATTTTGCCCAAACCGGGCAAAACTGACATGGACTCGTTGAGCTCGTACAGACCCATTGGTTTAATCTGCGTTTTCGGGAAAATCCTCGAAAAACTCATCGTTAAAAGGATCATGTACAAAGCCGAATGCGAAAATTCCCTGAATACCAACCAGTTTGGCTTCAGGGAGCAAACCTCAACAACAGACGCCCTTGGAAAAGCCTTAGAAGTCATCAGGACAGCAAAATCCAACGGTCGCCAAGTTGTGGCAGTGTCGCTGGACATCAAGGCGGCATTTGACAATGCTTGGTGGCCAGCACTTTTCAAGCGACTCCAACACATAAAATGCCCCAAAAATATCTACCACCTTATCAGGAACTACGTTACTGACAGGATCGTCACTTTAAATTATGCGGACGGCGAGGCCTCCAAGAGTATGTCCAAGGGTTGTGTCCAGGGCTCCGCGTGCGGACCAGTATTTTGGAACTTAATACTGGACGAGCTTTTGAACATCCAACTCCCTGAAGCCGCGCACATTCAAGCGTTTGCAGATGACGTTCTTCTAATCGTTGAGGGCAAAACACGGGAAGAAGTCGAGACTGCCACTGGAAAGTGTCTTGATATCATACACTCATGGGGGAAAAGAGTCAAGCTCCAATTCGGTCCTGAAAAAACCCAAGCCATCTCGTTCACTGCACAAACCAAACAAGCCCGAATAACTATCAGCAACACCGTCATTCCAATATTGAAACAGATCAAACTTCTAGGGATTATAATAGACGATAAATTAAACTTCATACAGCACTCGAAATACATTATAGGAAAAGCCAccaagatatttaaaaatctgtgCAAATTCGTCAGGCCGACTTGGGGCGTCCACTCTGAAAATGTAGAATGTATATACAGACAAGTGATCACGCCCATCATCACCTATGCTGCTGGAATCTGGGGAACGGCCATCAAGTTTTACTCAGTACGGCAGGCACTACGAGCGTTTCAGAGAGCATTCGCAATCAGAGCCATAAGAGGGTTCCACACCATATCCGCGGTAGCCGCGGAGGCCCTCGCGCAATTTCCACCCCTGCATCTGGTGATAAAGGAGGCCTATGAAGTCCACAACATCAAAACGACGGGCACCTTTGAGGACCTACCTCAGGATATCAAACTTCACAGACGTGTCCCAATAAAAGACCTCTTACACCCCGCTAAACGGATCTCCATCTCGTTCGCCGAAACTACAACACAAATAGACACAAACGATCTCATTAACCCCGATGCTCCCAACATCTTTACTGATGGCAGTAAGAAAGAGGACGGGCAAGCGGGGGCATCCTTTGTGGTGATGAAG is drawn from Amyelois transitella isolate CPQ chromosome 6, ilAmyTran1.1, whole genome shotgun sequence and contains these coding sequences:
- the LOC106140311 gene encoding uncharacterized protein LOC106140311, with product MVLTRSPTRKEATTRPPPAPPTPPPPSSPPLPSHSRAFLTSAGPSDQANVSPTSGIGALLTPNVDLQVSSDSEMPRLQYASDSESVSGSQISAISMSDTPQLSTPQISTKTAPTSKPTTGKSSKSANSNMVIELPAHSEEVKGIDSFMTVITKLTYTINKAVNEGKSVTASNKRLISTAAQEIQRAAQALARVNEAEPKTAPPPPASEILPDQSSIVSVIRESIREELKAMLPAPAPSPPALTKSFAAAVAAPSPKRIPPPSRTLPSIIVKAKEANDKQTVVYDEWRKHISFRHSTFAPNKVKSLRQNMIKVEFDTNEQRDEVLHKVNSIPGIVAEESKLRRPLIILKGVSKEVQREELVDVVSHQNQIPPEDVRLCFLLKNRNDRFYNAVLEVAPAIRRRLVEGERVNVEHQRVHVADFSRFVQCYKCLQFGHTNGKCTAEFYPCAHCGSTAHHVTSCPDRANPDKKCCYNCKSVRSANTNHAATDNKLCPRIVNAVKSLQESTDYVKACIVTTSKVAALGITQLSTANLVIARVSLGLNKLEVASFYIEPNTDNDNTIEKLDRFLRSAGSSLRLVGGDANGSHQEWGEASANSRGEDVVAVMASHNMVVCNVGHVPTFEAIRHGAHCSSVVDITYSSQSLADAVHKWRVNSDACPSSDHNAVEYELHTARRPEKPKSTTTFRFSTYRADWDRFREKLNERMEPLIAQTQLDSLTGIGLDRVVDRLTAIVQDTCYSTLPRKPGAKFYNPWWSDDLELQKKECIRLHHRLHDLKKSKKPLDEVIKLYTKAKQEYARTLSKTSTDHFRQFCEAQGKEDVWAVTNRIIKDSPLRRPPQTLNCGGAFTDSGENTASALLKHFYPDDTPDNYSEHQETRAAMSESPNTEEDLLFSEAEIRECLSHISPKKAPGADHLTSDICSAVFEAQPDFLTALYNRCLQIGHFPKPWKRAVVKILPKPGKTDMDSLSSYRPIGLICVFGKILEKLIVKRIMYKAECENSLNTNQFGFREQTSTTDALGKALEVIRTAKSNGRQVVAVSLDIKAAFDNAWWPALFKRLQHIKCPKNIYHLIRNYVTDRIVTLNYADGEASKSMSKGCVQGSACGPVFWNLILDELLNIQLPEAAHIQAFADDVLLIVEGKTREEVETATGKCLDIIHSWGKRVKLQFGPEKTQAISFTAQTKQARITISNTVIPILKQIKLLGIIIDDKLNFIQHSKYIIGKATKIFKNLCKFVRPTWGVHSENVECIYRQVITPIITYAAGIWGTAIKFYSVRQALRAFQRAFAIRAIRGFHTISAVAAEALAQFPPLHLVIKEAYEVHNIKTTGTFEDLPQDIKLHRRVPIKDLLHPAKRISISFAETTTQIDTNDLINPDAPNIFTDGSKKEDGQAGASFVVMKEDQQPVIKKFKLCRTASVFMCELFAIAEALKWLKNSNRNFAEALIFSDSQSSLKAIQDRSNTDPLVNQIHHLISFLSSIHITVKFIWSKAHAGIVGNEIADVAAKEAAEKKTATLLNHFPLSHAKRLLRQRTLDAWQCEYEAAPQGAITKSFFSSIHAIAEFRKFVKISFTITQILTGHGYHKSYLHKYKITEDDRCPCDDETPQDVHHLLEHCPIFYSSREKYTMMCLKMKIEPFNIVALTKSEQVTKYFIEHVNYIVTHLKQINGT